In Granulicella sibirica, the following proteins share a genomic window:
- a CDS encoding GH92 family glycosyl hydrolase — MKAPKLLILIPLLLSSALRMEAQKRPVEYVNTFLGTAPLTNPADIGFNPPWRVWAGLVFPGASVPNAMVQLSPITKFGSGAGYEYENNVIYAFAHTNKGHWNLCNIPMLPVSGDVTPEDFGSPFSHAKESAHPGYYQVYLDRYGINAELTSTLRTGYHRYTYKDSAQPKKLIVNLARSNERIRDWKIEQDGDNAFKGVQVASEKVYFYAVSNYKIKQIEMLKGEKAQLPVVDIAGGSGPVEIRIGLSFVSMDNAKENLQKELGSKSFDTVKAEASATWQALLSKIQVSGGTERQKELFYSCLYRSFLWPALRSDVNGEHVDEKGAVVKANFQYYTLPSLWDDYRNKLVLLGMISPDVTVDVIRSLVERGEKTGFIPTFFHGDHAAPFIAGSYLRGLRGYDVRSAYNLLLRNATVEGGTRPYIREYMDKGFISDPDVSNPIVETKGKAGVTKTLEYSYDDYSVALLAKELNDQPNYDMLMKRSQNYKHMFDPSTGLMRGRLDNGEWIKNFNPQYPYYEYMYREANAWESSFFAPHDTDGLIGLYKSKADFEQHLDSLFTIPWNPNYIAENINSFIGQYCQGNQPDHSFPFLYYFVGKPEKSQAILNIIMSRFYGMGEQGLALSGMDDAGEMSSWYVFTAIGLYPYSPADPRYIVSVPLFQKTTFRLNEGKTLTILKKNAGERITGITVGGKKVNGYFVDHSELEAGKELVIATQ; from the coding sequence TTGAAGGCACCGAAGCTCCTGATCCTGATTCCGCTTCTCCTCTCCAGCGCGTTGCGCATGGAAGCACAGAAGCGGCCGGTGGAGTACGTCAACACGTTCCTGGGGACGGCTCCGCTGACCAATCCTGCGGACATCGGGTTTAATCCGCCATGGCGTGTGTGGGCTGGCCTTGTCTTTCCTGGAGCGTCTGTACCCAACGCGATGGTTCAGCTCAGTCCCATTACCAAATTCGGCAGCGGCGCCGGTTACGAGTACGAGAACAACGTGATCTATGCCTTTGCGCACACCAACAAGGGGCATTGGAACCTGTGCAACATTCCCATGCTGCCCGTCAGCGGCGACGTCACTCCAGAGGACTTCGGCTCGCCCTTCAGCCATGCCAAGGAGTCGGCGCATCCCGGCTACTACCAGGTCTATCTCGACCGGTACGGCATTAACGCCGAGCTGACCTCAACCCTCAGGACCGGCTATCACCGGTATACCTACAAAGACAGTGCTCAGCCGAAGAAGCTGATCGTGAACCTTGCGCGTTCCAACGAGCGCATCCGCGACTGGAAGATCGAGCAGGACGGCGACAACGCATTCAAGGGCGTTCAGGTCGCGAGCGAGAAGGTGTACTTCTACGCCGTGTCGAACTACAAGATCAAACAGATCGAGATGCTGAAAGGCGAGAAGGCACAATTGCCCGTCGTTGACATCGCAGGCGGCAGCGGTCCGGTGGAGATCAGGATCGGCCTCTCGTTCGTGAGCATGGACAACGCAAAAGAAAATCTTCAGAAGGAACTTGGCAGCAAGAGCTTCGACACCGTCAAGGCTGAGGCATCCGCCACCTGGCAGGCACTCCTGTCGAAGATACAGGTCTCCGGCGGCACGGAACGTCAGAAGGAACTCTTCTACTCCTGCCTGTACCGCTCATTCCTGTGGCCCGCCTTGCGGAGCGATGTAAACGGCGAGCACGTCGACGAGAAGGGAGCGGTGGTTAAAGCAAACTTCCAGTACTACACGCTGCCATCCCTCTGGGACGACTACCGAAACAAGCTGGTCCTGCTGGGCATGATCTCTCCTGACGTTACTGTCGACGTCATCCGCTCACTGGTAGAACGTGGTGAAAAGACCGGGTTCATTCCAACGTTCTTCCACGGCGATCACGCCGCGCCGTTCATCGCAGGCTCCTATCTGCGCGGGCTGCGAGGGTACGATGTCCGCAGCGCCTACAACCTGCTGCTGCGCAACGCCACAGTCGAGGGTGGCACCAGGCCCTACATCCGCGAATACATGGACAAGGGATTTATCTCCGATCCGGATGTGTCTAATCCAATCGTAGAGACCAAGGGCAAAGCGGGTGTCACTAAGACACTGGAATATTCTTACGACGACTATTCCGTGGCCTTGCTTGCGAAGGAGCTGAACGACCAGCCGAACTACGACATGCTGATGAAGCGGTCACAGAACTACAAGCACATGTTCGATCCGTCCACCGGCCTGATGCGGGGGCGCTTGGACAACGGCGAGTGGATCAAGAACTTCAACCCGCAATACCCGTACTACGAGTACATGTACCGCGAAGCCAACGCCTGGGAATCATCGTTCTTCGCGCCCCATGACACGGACGGCCTGATCGGCTTGTACAAGAGCAAGGCCGACTTCGAACAGCACCTCGACTCCTTGTTCACCATCCCCTGGAACCCCAACTACATCGCGGAGAACATCAACTCGTTCATCGGGCAATACTGCCAGGGAAACCAGCCCGACCATAGCTTCCCCTTCCTTTACTACTTTGTAGGCAAGCCGGAGAAGTCGCAGGCAATCCTGAACATCATCATGAGCCGCTTCTATGGCATGGGCGAGCAGGGGTTGGCCTTGTCTGGCATGGACGATGCCGGAGAAATGTCCTCGTGGTATGTATTCACAGCGATTGGGTTGTACCCGTACTCTCCCGCGGATCCCAGGTACATTGTTTCCGTGCCCCTGTTTCAGAAAACCACGTTCCGTCTGAACGAAGGCAAGACACTCACGATCCTGAAGAAGAACGCAGGCGAACGGATCACCGGCATCACGGTCGGCGGCAAGAAGGTGAACGGCTATTTCGTCGACCACAGTGAGCTTGAGGCCGGCAAGGAACTTGTCATCGCAACGCAGTAG
- a CDS encoding serine hydrolase domain-containing protein — MMMNRVRSWMGVGALLGCTLLVQAQSLPRSTPEAEGIPSSAILEFVQAADKNVDTFDSFMVLRHGKVIAEGWWKPNSAEAPHILNSVSKSFTSTAVGLAIHDHKLKLDDRVMKFFPADAPPDPSANLQAMTVRDLLTMSGGHEVEPTRDGGPSVKQFLAQPVVFQPGTHFLYNTMGTYVLSSIVTKVTGQTALEYLKPRLFRPLGIESPRWDASPEGNSLGGYGLYLRTEDIAKLGQLYLQKGKWNGKQLVPRKWVEQATSKQIDNAKESHSKIGPDWIEGYGFQFWRCRHNAYRADGAGGQFIVVMPDQDTVVAITADTGNMRGELNAIWDHLLPGFGDKPLPADPAGQAKVNEAIAALVAHPHKKN, encoded by the coding sequence ATGATGATGAATCGAGTCCGCAGTTGGATGGGTGTTGGCGCGCTGCTGGGATGCACGCTCCTTGTGCAGGCGCAGAGCCTGCCCCGGAGCACACCGGAGGCGGAGGGCATTCCATCAAGCGCCATCCTGGAGTTTGTGCAGGCTGCGGACAAGAACGTGGATACGTTCGACAGCTTCATGGTCCTGCGGCACGGCAAGGTCATTGCAGAGGGCTGGTGGAAGCCGAACTCCGCCGAAGCTCCTCACATCCTGAATTCCGTCAGCAAGAGCTTCACGTCCACCGCGGTTGGACTAGCCATCCATGATCACAAGCTGAAGCTGGACGATCGCGTGATGAAGTTCTTTCCTGCAGACGCTCCGCCAGATCCTTCGGCGAACCTGCAGGCCATGACGGTACGTGATCTTCTCACCATGTCCGGCGGCCACGAGGTGGAGCCGACGCGTGACGGCGGACCCTCCGTAAAGCAGTTCCTTGCACAGCCTGTCGTGTTTCAACCCGGTACCCACTTCCTGTACAACACCATGGGCACCTACGTGCTCTCGTCCATCGTCACCAAGGTCACGGGGCAGACGGCGCTTGAGTATCTCAAGCCGCGTCTCTTCCGTCCGCTGGGCATCGAATCTCCCCGCTGGGATGCCAGCCCGGAGGGTAATTCCCTGGGCGGCTACGGCCTGTACCTTCGCACGGAGGACATCGCCAAGCTGGGGCAGCTCTACCTGCAGAAGGGCAAGTGGAACGGCAAGCAGTTAGTTCCGCGTAAGTGGGTTGAGCAAGCCACGTCCAAACAGATCGACAACGCGAAGGAAAGCCACTCGAAGATCGGCCCCGACTGGATAGAAGGGTACGGCTTCCAGTTCTGGCGCTGCCGCCACAATGCCTACCGCGCAGACGGAGCAGGCGGCCAGTTCATCGTCGTCATGCCGGACCAGGACACGGTCGTCGCCATTACCGCGGACACCGGCAACATGCGGGGCGAGCTGAATGCCATCTGGGACCATCTTCTTCCCGGCTTCGGTGACAAGCCGCTACCTGCTGACCCCGCAGGGCAGGCAAAGGTGAACGAGGCGATCGCAGCGTTAGTAGCGCACCCGCATAAGAAGAACTGA
- a CDS encoding GH92 family glycosyl hydrolase, translated as MTMTHQRCTLAVLLCLSTLAPALIAQGNSKRPLDYVNTLVGTAPLDQPKLIGNAPPPGEQLCSGFTSPAATLPHSSTELGPINANLDVHYLAGVRATYFYPNRMIYGFSTGTGGSPVLMPVVGDFTVPPERSGSVYDKSREKASAGYYSAYLDDFHTQIEMTATTWTGIFRITFPASDQANILLDLRRNGGAVEVVGDRTLRGHSADGRSYFVAEFSSPFRTFGTFKQNPPRTPRDPLIGFDDVNPSDRSISGNYAGAYLRFSTTDKQQVLVKIASGTSYEAAEARLHAEQPGWDFDAIHRQAEGAWATKLNAIEVKGGTEKQRQLFYSCLYHSLYSPRLLARSGEEFKNAQNVAEKATYDRYGAVPLWDTGRNQIVLLTLLEPQTKTDILRSELDDARERGYMETSFHGDNAVFMYLGDWERGLTFDWPGAYEYLRKNAMDPKGPRGYLAEYMQQGWISDIIPVGNPSPPYAGGKAGAATTLEYSWDDYALALYAKKLGKTDDYTMFLQRAHNYRNVFDPSVGFIRGRTQDGAWISPFDPREPYYNFMMKEASGWSTLWLVPQDVQGLETLLGGREKFAAKLDEFFSTPYTAKGICRDCTGVIGQYVHGNQPDQEAAYYYDWAGQPWKTQELTRRILAQMYGSDRYGLAFPGMDDQGSTSSWYVMSALGFYPVDPSSPNYILGSPIFDEATLHMGNGHDFKVVAKNNSAGNQYIQSATLNGKAWNKTWFSHADVADGAVLVLTMGPQPNRQWASAPDAAPPSMSDSR; from the coding sequence ATGACCATGACACATCAACGATGCACCCTGGCCGTTCTGCTGTGCCTAAGTACACTTGCGCCGGCTCTTATCGCGCAAGGCAATTCCAAGAGGCCGCTGGACTATGTGAACACGCTGGTTGGAACCGCGCCTCTCGATCAGCCAAAGCTGATCGGCAATGCGCCGCCTCCGGGCGAGCAGTTGTGCTCAGGGTTCACCAGTCCCGCTGCCACGCTTCCGCACAGCTCCACGGAACTTGGCCCGATCAATGCGAATCTCGATGTGCACTATCTTGCCGGCGTCCGCGCCACCTATTTTTACCCAAACCGGATGATCTATGGCTTCTCCACAGGCACAGGCGGCAGCCCGGTCCTTATGCCCGTTGTGGGTGACTTCACCGTGCCGCCCGAGCGCAGCGGTTCTGTCTATGACAAGTCGCGCGAGAAGGCGTCAGCAGGCTATTACAGCGCCTACCTTGACGACTTCCACACTCAGATTGAAATGACTGCGACCACCTGGACCGGCATCTTCCGCATCACGTTTCCCGCGTCGGACCAGGCCAACATCCTCCTTGACCTTCGCCGCAACGGCGGTGCCGTGGAAGTGGTTGGGGACCGTACCCTTCGCGGCCACAGCGCAGATGGCAGAAGTTACTTCGTCGCGGAGTTTTCAAGCCCCTTCCGGACCTTCGGCACCTTCAAGCAGAATCCACCACGCACGCCGCGCGATCCTCTCATCGGATTCGATGATGTCAATCCCAGCGATCGGTCCATCTCCGGCAACTATGCCGGTGCGTACCTGCGTTTCTCCACCACGGACAAGCAGCAGGTCCTGGTGAAGATCGCTTCCGGCACAAGCTATGAGGCTGCCGAAGCGCGCCTGCACGCGGAGCAGCCAGGATGGGACTTCGATGCGATACATCGTCAGGCGGAAGGGGCGTGGGCAACCAAGCTAAACGCCATTGAGGTAAAGGGCGGCACGGAAAAGCAGCGGCAGCTTTTTTACTCCTGCCTGTACCACTCGCTGTACAGCCCTCGCCTTCTCGCACGCAGCGGTGAAGAGTTCAAGAACGCGCAGAATGTCGCTGAGAAAGCGACATACGACCGCTATGGAGCCGTACCCCTATGGGACACGGGACGCAATCAGATCGTGTTGCTTACGCTTCTCGAACCCCAGACCAAGACGGACATCCTCCGCTCAGAGTTGGACGATGCGCGCGAACGTGGCTACATGGAAACCTCGTTCCACGGCGACAACGCTGTCTTCATGTATCTCGGAGATTGGGAGCGCGGCCTTACGTTCGATTGGCCCGGCGCCTACGAGTATCTTCGAAAGAACGCCATGGATCCCAAGGGACCACGCGGGTATCTGGCGGAGTACATGCAGCAGGGTTGGATCTCGGATATCATTCCCGTCGGCAATCCGAGCCCTCCCTACGCCGGTGGTAAGGCAGGCGCGGCCACCACACTCGAATACAGTTGGGACGACTATGCGCTTGCCCTGTATGCGAAGAAACTGGGCAAGACAGACGACTACACCATGTTCCTGCAGCGCGCGCATAACTACAGGAACGTCTTCGATCCTTCCGTGGGGTTCATCCGCGGTCGCACACAGGACGGCGCGTGGATCTCTCCGTTTGATCCGCGCGAACCGTATTACAACTTCATGATGAAGGAAGCCTCGGGATGGTCGACACTCTGGCTCGTCCCCCAGGATGTGCAGGGGCTTGAGACTCTTCTGGGTGGCCGCGAGAAATTTGCTGCCAAGCTGGATGAGTTCTTCTCCACACCGTACACCGCCAAGGGCATCTGCAGGGATTGCACCGGAGTGATTGGTCAATATGTGCACGGCAATCAACCCGACCAGGAGGCCGCCTATTATTACGACTGGGCAGGCCAGCCGTGGAAGACGCAGGAACTTACGCGAAGGATCCTTGCGCAGATGTACGGCAGCGACCGATATGGATTGGCGTTTCCGGGCATGGACGACCAGGGCTCGACCTCGTCCTGGTACGTGATGAGCGCCCTGGGCTTTTACCCCGTGGATCCCTCAAGCCCGAACTACATTCTGGGCAGCCCCATCTTCGATGAGGCCACACTCCACATGGGCAACGGTCACGACTTCAAGGTGGTTGCGAAGAACAACTCCGCCGGGAACCAGTACATCCAGTCCGCAACGTTGAACGGCAAAGCATGGAACAAAACCTGGTTCAGCCACGCCGACGTTGCAGATGGAGCTGTGCTTGTTCTTACCATGGGGCCGCAACCAAATCGGCAATGGGCAAGCGCTCCGGATGCTGCGCCGCCGTCGATGTCCGACAGCCGCTGA
- a CDS encoding glycoside hydrolase family 2 protein, giving the protein MLGQVVPERCSERVSLLTSLLPTIPFLSSLPKLRVLVASCVWVGLTLSAAAQQPFQTLLVGVDHRADVTSLNGDWHYLVDYPPFRALYTGSGAINDRGYAMNSHPDITSGPHNDEYDFATAPTLKVPGDWNTQVPQLFNYEGVLFYERDFDTTPKSGTRTFLHIGAANYRSHIWVNRKRVCDHEGGFTPFDCELTGVLHAGSNFVVIGVDANRLQDGIPSVGYDWFNYGGLTRDVSLVTVPAAFIDDYDVHLAHGSSWQPGNTELSGYVHVLGAAAGTSVTVDIPEARARTSATTDAEGNARFSVKAARLSLWSPDSPKLYKVTLSSGTDRLTDEIGFRDIRVDGIRILLNGKAVFLKRVNLHAEAPIRGGRANNDQDAATMFGYLKDLNANFVRLCHYPHDERMTRTADREGIMVWSEIPNYWDISFKKPEVYAKSSAMLKEMIRRDRNKASVILWSLSNETGNKPERTKFLAGLAAEARQMDPTRLITSALNTDRREGGKGILEDPLTDLLDVVGMNEYMGWYGDKTEDADTIQWTLPQKPFIMSEFGAEARLGNHGPVTRRWTEEQQAYIYKHQLVMFAKIPQLRGTTPWVLLDFRSTTRNIPILQDGYNRKGLLSDDGRKKQAFFIMQKAYKENTVGKPE; this is encoded by the coding sequence ATGTTGGGGCAGGTCGTACCAGAACGATGTAGTGAAAGGGTGTCACTCTTGACAAGCTTGTTGCCAACCATCCCGTTCCTTTCCAGCTTGCCAAAGCTTCGTGTATTAGTCGCCTCATGTGTCTGGGTGGGACTTACGCTGTCTGCAGCTGCGCAGCAACCGTTCCAGACGCTCCTGGTCGGGGTCGATCATCGGGCCGATGTTACAAGTCTCAACGGTGACTGGCACTACCTTGTCGACTATCCGCCCTTCCGCGCGCTCTATACGGGAAGCGGCGCGATTAATGATCGCGGCTATGCCATGAACAGCCACCCGGACATCACGAGCGGGCCACACAATGACGAATACGACTTTGCCACGGCTCCTACCCTGAAGGTTCCCGGTGACTGGAACACCCAGGTTCCCCAGTTGTTCAACTATGAGGGAGTCCTCTTCTACGAGCGCGATTTTGATACCACCCCCAAATCCGGCACCCGCACCTTTCTGCACATCGGAGCGGCCAACTACCGCTCGCATATATGGGTGAATCGGAAGCGGGTCTGCGATCACGAAGGCGGCTTCACTCCATTTGACTGTGAACTGACAGGTGTCCTGCATGCGGGATCGAACTTCGTTGTGATCGGGGTCGATGCCAACCGACTGCAGGACGGCATTCCATCCGTTGGATATGACTGGTTTAACTACGGCGGACTGACCCGAGACGTTTCGCTGGTCACCGTGCCTGCCGCCTTCATTGACGACTACGACGTCCATCTTGCCCATGGTTCTTCCTGGCAGCCGGGCAACACGGAGTTGTCGGGATACGTGCATGTGCTGGGTGCGGCCGCTGGAACGTCCGTTACCGTTGACATCCCTGAAGCACGAGCCAGGACCTCTGCCACCACAGATGCCGAGGGCAACGCACGGTTCAGTGTGAAGGCCGCGCGCCTCTCGCTTTGGTCACCTGACTCGCCGAAGCTCTACAAAGTGACTCTTTCCTCAGGCACAGACAGGCTGACGGACGAAATTGGCTTTCGCGACATTCGTGTGGATGGTATCCGCATTCTGCTCAATGGCAAGGCGGTCTTTCTCAAAAGGGTGAACCTCCACGCAGAGGCGCCCATCCGGGGAGGCCGGGCAAACAACGATCAGGACGCGGCCACCATGTTCGGCTACCTGAAGGACCTGAACGCCAACTTTGTTCGGTTGTGCCACTATCCCCATGACGAGCGCATGACACGCACCGCAGACCGTGAAGGCATCATGGTCTGGTCCGAAATACCGAATTACTGGGACATCTCGTTCAAGAAGCCGGAGGTGTACGCGAAATCGTCTGCCATGTTGAAGGAGATGATTCGGCGCGACCGCAACAAGGCTTCCGTGATCCTGTGGTCTCTCTCAAACGAAACGGGCAACAAGCCCGAACGCACGAAGTTCCTGGCCGGCCTTGCTGCTGAAGCACGGCAGATGGATCCCACGCGCCTGATTACTTCTGCCCTGAATACCGACCGCAGAGAAGGCGGCAAGGGAATCCTGGAGGATCCACTCACCGATCTTCTAGACGTAGTTGGTATGAATGAGTACATGGGCTGGTACGGGGACAAAACGGAGGACGCCGATACCATCCAGTGGACGCTTCCGCAGAAGCCATTCATCATGAGCGAATTCGGGGCAGAAGCCCGGCTGGGCAACCATGGTCCTGTAACGCGGCGCTGGACTGAGGAGCAGCAGGCGTATATCTACAAGCATCAGCTCGTCATGTTCGCAAAGATCCCGCAACTTCGCGGAACCACGCCTTGGGTGCTGTTGGATTTCCGCTCCACAACCCGTAACATACCGATTCTGCAGGATGGGTATAACCGCAAAGGTTTGCTCTCGGATGACGGGAGGAAGAAACAGGCCTTCTTCATCATGCAGAAGGCGTACAAAGAGAACACGGTGGGCAAGCCTGAATAG
- a CDS encoding hydroxypyruvate isomerase family protein has protein sequence MNRRQFGQSIAATVMGGALARSVAQVAGPAVSEPRFSCEIAMLKLPSFDRCIEVVAEAGYQGVELTGYFQTWDAEEKRRLMAKMRSLGVMIDMLSGLQASFAIPGQSEEFVTRVTEHCRIAKGLECPQINIKSGKRLTAVDPNAQLQAAVDNLKRASDVAEASGINIVIEPIDLIENPTIFLTSVHDGFDIVRAVNRPNVKVLYDFYHEQRGGNLIEKLEQNIDWVGLVHIADVPGRHEPGTGEIDYTNIYRTLGKLHYSHFIGMEYAPTSDPVASLRKTRLEAQQAMAKGRNIA, from the coding sequence ATGAACCGGCGTCAGTTTGGTCAATCGATCGCAGCCACTGTCATGGGAGGAGCGCTGGCCCGTTCCGTCGCGCAGGTAGCGGGGCCCGCCGTTTCGGAGCCCAGGTTCTCCTGTGAGATCGCGATGCTGAAGCTCCCCTCCTTCGACCGCTGCATTGAAGTTGTCGCTGAAGCGGGATACCAGGGAGTAGAACTGACGGGCTACTTCCAGACATGGGACGCCGAAGAGAAGCGCCGTCTCATGGCCAAGATGCGCTCCCTGGGCGTCATGATCGACATGCTGAGCGGCCTTCAGGCCAGCTTCGCCATTCCCGGCCAGAGCGAAGAGTTCGTCACCCGTGTAACGGAACACTGCCGCATTGCCAAAGGACTTGAGTGTCCGCAGATCAATATCAAGTCAGGCAAACGCCTCACTGCGGTGGATCCAAACGCGCAGCTCCAGGCAGCGGTCGATAACCTAAAGCGTGCCTCCGATGTTGCGGAAGCAAGCGGCATTAACATCGTGATTGAGCCGATCGATCTGATCGAGAACCCCACCATTTTCCTTACGTCGGTACATGACGGGTTTGACATCGTGCGTGCCGTCAACCGGCCAAATGTCAAAGTGCTGTACGACTTCTACCACGAGCAACGCGGCGGTAACCTCATCGAGAAGCTGGAACAAAACATCGATTGGGTCGGCCTGGTACACATCGCAGACGTTCCCGGACGGCATGAGCCGGGCACAGGCGAAATCGACTACACCAACATCTATCGCACTTTGGGCAAGCTGCACTACAGCCATTTCATCGGCATGGAGTACGCGCCAACATCTGATCCCGTCGCCTCGTTGCGAAAGACGAGACTGGAAGCACAGCAGGCGATGGCAAAGGGTCGTAACATCGCCTGA